From a region of the Enterobacter cancerogenus genome:
- a CDS encoding phosphohexomutase domain-containing protein (capsular polysaccharide biosynthesis protein; catalyzes the formation of D-mannose 6-phosphate from alpha-D-mannose 1-phosphate): MDELTCFKTYDIRGEVNVNLTPDIARRIGRAYAIWLHPRRVVVGADVRLSSEALKTALIDGLTAGGVEVIDLGMTGTEEVYFATRELRADGGIQVTASHNPAQYNGFKLVGLEARPISNDNGLLEIKALAEQNRFPPCVRRGGVFPFDNRPAWVNCLLRVLTAPPKRTLRLVVNAGHGTAGPALDALDAGLKRAGVSVEFIRIHHQPDGRFPAGVPNPMLPENRQSTRQAVIEHHADAGIAWDGDFDRCFFFDERGDYVENYYLVGLFAEYFLRRYPGSRIILDPRLIWNTLDVVARCGGTAIVSKTGHAFIKARMRRENAIYGGEMSGHHYFRDFGYCDSGMIPLVLMLQILGADAQPLSHLMRHAQARYPVSGEINLTVNEPAALLHDVAAHYAPSASGRDDCDGLSLAFADWRFNLRASNTEPLVRLNVETRGDAALLVHKTHEVLMLISALQAAKETL; this comes from the coding sequence ATGGATGAACTAACGTGCTTTAAAACATATGACATTCGTGGCGAAGTTAACGTCAATCTCACGCCTGACATTGCGCGTCGCATCGGACGGGCGTATGCCATTTGGCTACATCCCCGGCGCGTGGTGGTAGGGGCTGATGTCCGCCTCAGTTCGGAGGCGCTAAAAACGGCTCTCATCGACGGGCTTACCGCAGGCGGCGTCGAGGTCATCGACCTGGGCATGACCGGTACGGAAGAGGTCTATTTCGCCACCCGGGAATTGCGAGCAGACGGAGGGATCCAGGTAACGGCGAGCCACAATCCCGCTCAATACAACGGCTTTAAGTTGGTTGGTCTTGAGGCGCGCCCAATCAGTAATGACAACGGTTTGCTGGAGATCAAAGCGCTGGCGGAGCAAAACCGCTTTCCCCCCTGCGTGCGTCGTGGAGGCGTTTTTCCCTTCGACAATCGCCCGGCCTGGGTGAACTGCCTGCTGCGAGTTCTCACGGCGCCCCCGAAACGCACGTTACGCCTGGTGGTCAACGCCGGGCACGGCACCGCAGGTCCGGCGCTGGATGCACTTGATGCAGGCTTAAAGCGTGCGGGCGTGTCGGTCGAGTTTATCCGTATTCATCACCAGCCAGATGGCCGTTTTCCCGCTGGCGTACCCAACCCCATGCTGCCGGAAAACCGGCAAAGCACCCGGCAGGCCGTCATCGAACATCACGCCGATGCTGGCATCGCCTGGGACGGTGATTTCGATCGCTGTTTTTTCTTCGACGAGCGCGGAGATTACGTTGAGAACTATTATCTGGTGGGGCTGTTTGCCGAATATTTTCTGCGGCGCTATCCGGGCAGCCGCATCATTCTTGACCCCCGCTTAATCTGGAACACGCTCGACGTCGTTGCACGCTGCGGCGGCACCGCCATCGTCAGTAAAACCGGGCATGCCTTCATCAAAGCCCGGATGCGAAGGGAAAACGCCATTTACGGCGGCGAGATGAGTGGCCATCACTATTTTCGCGATTTCGGCTACTGCGATAGCGGTATGATCCCGCTGGTCCTGATGCTCCAGATCCTGGGCGCAGACGCGCAACCGCTCTCTCACCTGATGCGCCACGCGCAGGCCCGCTATCCGGTGTCTGGCGAGATCAACCTGACGGTCAACGAGCCCGCTGCTCTTCTCCATGACGTCGCAGCGCACTATGCCCCGTCCGCCTCCGGACGCGACGACTGTGACGGCCTGAGCCTGGCTTTCGCAGACTGGCGTTTTAACCTGCGCGCCTCCAATACCGAGCCGCTGGTTCGCCTTAATGTTGAAACGCGGGGAGATGCCGCCCTGCTTGTCCATAAAACCCATGAAGTACTGATGCTGATTTCTGCCCTGCAAGCGGCTAAGGAGACGTTATGA
- a CDS encoding ABC transporter substrate-binding protein, with amino-acid sequence MRVAEAAKLIASIILLFFLTGCGPDDKKETPSGARESIKMWVTPTVNEEAFWSKIVAEWNKDPAHMPVEFTAIPAANSSEEAIMNALASGTEPDISTNIFIGFASQLVDVGQIEDLSKMPGFQETIQKRQMASLLPAWELNGKQTVLPVYINPIVWWWRGDLLKRYGFDRVPVRYDELYTLAKRRAADNHGYVIQLTAGKNWWERWFDFIPLFYAQSQGKPYLIDKKPALTTPAGEAVLTFMGNVFANKWSSYDFTSAEDPLATGQVIASARGPWDLARYRKQYPDILKTIQIGPMLTEKGIEHPHTFGDSKGLVIFSSSKRKEQAWQFMQWVFSNPEHDRLWLELTGMPPARADLMSNPLFVSYFKQNPLEKQIASWVDVALPPAATNQTTEVQRSMTQMLERVIFKTSTPADALKQSQQEINALAGQ; translated from the coding sequence GTGAGAGTTGCAGAAGCAGCGAAATTAATAGCATCGATAATATTGCTTTTTTTTCTTACCGGTTGCGGGCCTGATGATAAAAAAGAGACACCGTCCGGGGCACGCGAATCAATCAAAATGTGGGTTACTCCTACCGTCAATGAAGAAGCGTTCTGGAGTAAAATAGTTGCCGAATGGAATAAAGATCCCGCCCATATGCCCGTCGAATTTACCGCTATTCCTGCTGCAAACAGTTCAGAAGAAGCGATAATGAACGCACTGGCATCAGGTACTGAGCCGGATATTTCTACCAATATATTTATTGGCTTTGCCAGCCAGCTTGTTGATGTCGGGCAGATAGAAGATTTATCCAAAATGCCGGGTTTTCAGGAAACGATTCAGAAACGGCAGATGGCTTCTCTGCTGCCAGCATGGGAATTAAACGGCAAACAAACGGTGCTGCCGGTATATATCAATCCGATTGTCTGGTGGTGGCGCGGCGATTTACTGAAGCGATACGGCTTTGATCGGGTGCCGGTACGCTATGATGAACTTTACACGCTGGCGAAACGTCGTGCGGCGGATAATCACGGCTATGTGATACAGCTTACGGCGGGTAAAAACTGGTGGGAGCGCTGGTTCGACTTCATTCCGCTGTTTTACGCCCAGAGCCAGGGCAAGCCGTATCTTATCGACAAAAAACCTGCGTTGACCACGCCTGCTGGCGAGGCGGTGCTGACCTTTATGGGCAACGTATTTGCTAATAAGTGGAGCAGCTACGACTTCACGTCCGCTGAGGATCCGCTCGCCACGGGGCAGGTCATTGCCTCAGCGCGCGGGCCGTGGGATTTAGCCCGCTATCGCAAGCAGTATCCGGACATTTTAAAAACGATTCAGATTGGCCCGATGCTGACCGAGAAGGGCATTGAACACCCGCATACGTTCGGCGACAGTAAAGGCCTGGTGATCTTCAGCTCCAGCAAGCGCAAGGAGCAGGCCTGGCAGTTTATGCAGTGGGTCTTCAGTAACCCGGAACATGACCGGCTGTGGCTTGAGTTGACAGGGATGCCGCCCGCCCGCGCGGATTTAATGAGTAATCCACTCTTTGTCAGTTACTTCAAACAAAATCCGCTTGAGAAACAGATTGCCTCCTGGGTGGACGTTGCCCTGCCTCCTGCGGCCACAAACCAGACGACAGAAGTCCAGCGCAGCATGACGCAGATGCTCGAGCGCGTAATATTCAAAACCAGTACGCCTGCCGACGCGCTGAAACAATCTCAGCAGGAAATCAACGCCCTCGCGGGCCAGTAG
- the metE gene encoding 5-methyltetrahydropteroyltriglutamate--homocysteine S-methyltransferase: protein MTIRNHTLGFPRVGLRRELKKAQESYWAGNLSREELLATGRELRARHWDQQKDAGIDLLPVGDFAWYDHVLTTSLLLGNVPARHQNSDGSVDIDTLFRIGRGRAPTGEPAAAAEMTKWFNTNYHYMVPEFVKGQQFRLTWTQLLDEVDEALALGHQVKPVLLGPVTYLWLGKVKGEPFDRLSLLNDILPVYKQVLIELGKRGIQWVQIDEPALVLELPQAWLDAFKPAYAALTGQVKLLLTTYFEGVTPNLNTITALPVQGLHVDLVHGKDDVVALHKRLPEEWLLSAGLINGRNVWRADLTEKYAQIKDIVGKRELWVASSCSLLHSPIDLSVETRLDAEVKSWFAFALQKCQELALLRDALNSGNTAAIAEWSAPIQARRHSSRVHNPAVEKRLAAITAQDSQRQSAYEVRAEAQRARFNLPAWPTTTIGSFPQTTEIRGLRLDFKKGKLDASHYRTGIAEHIRQAITEQERLGLDVLVHGEAERNDMVEYFGEHLDGFVFTQNGWVQSYGSRCVKPPVVIGDISRPEAITVEWAKYAQSLTDKPVKGMLTGPVTILCWSFPREDVSRETIAKQIALALRDEVADLEAAGIGIIQIDEPALREGLPLRRSDWDAYLKWGVEAFRINAAVAKDDTQIHTHMCYCEFNDIMDAIAALDADVITIETSRSDMELLESFEEFDYPNEIGPGVYDIHSPNVPSVEWIESLLKKAAQRIPAERLWVNPDCGLKTRGWPETRSALANMVKAAQNLRQG from the coding sequence ATGACAATCCGTAATCACACTCTCGGTTTCCCTCGCGTTGGTCTGCGTCGCGAGCTGAAAAAAGCGCAGGAAAGCTACTGGGCGGGCAACCTCAGCCGTGAAGAATTGCTGGCAACGGGCCGCGAGCTGCGCGCACGTCACTGGGACCAGCAGAAAGACGCAGGCATTGACCTGCTGCCCGTGGGCGATTTCGCCTGGTACGACCATGTTCTGACCACCAGCCTGCTGCTTGGCAACGTGCCGGCTCGTCATCAGAACAGCGATGGATCGGTAGATATCGACACCCTGTTCCGCATTGGCCGTGGCCGTGCGCCAACGGGTGAGCCAGCGGCAGCGGCGGAAATGACCAAATGGTTCAACACCAACTATCACTATATGGTGCCTGAGTTTGTGAAAGGTCAGCAGTTCAGACTGACCTGGACCCAGCTTCTGGATGAAGTGGACGAAGCGCTGGCGCTGGGGCATCAGGTGAAACCTGTCCTGCTGGGGCCGGTGACGTACCTGTGGCTGGGCAAGGTCAAAGGCGAGCCGTTCGACCGTCTGAGCCTGCTGAACGACATTCTGCCGGTCTACAAACAGGTGCTGATTGAGCTGGGTAAACGCGGTATTCAGTGGGTACAAATCGATGAGCCTGCGCTGGTACTGGAGCTGCCGCAGGCGTGGCTGGATGCCTTCAAGCCGGCATATGCCGCGCTTACCGGGCAGGTGAAGCTGCTCCTGACCACCTATTTTGAAGGTGTCACGCCGAACCTGAATACCATTACCGCGCTGCCGGTGCAGGGCCTGCACGTTGACCTGGTCCACGGCAAAGACGATGTGGTAGCGCTGCACAAACGCCTGCCGGAAGAGTGGCTATTATCCGCAGGCCTGATCAACGGTCGTAACGTCTGGCGCGCCGATCTGACCGAGAAATATGCACAAATTAAAGACATTGTCGGGAAACGTGAGCTGTGGGTCGCATCGTCCTGCTCGCTGCTGCACAGCCCCATCGACCTGAGCGTTGAAACCCGTCTGGATGCGGAAGTGAAAAGCTGGTTTGCCTTTGCCCTGCAGAAATGCCAGGAGCTGGCCCTGCTGCGCGACGCCCTTAACAGCGGCAACACGGCGGCGATTGCCGAATGGAGCGCCCCGATTCAGGCGCGTCGTCACTCGTCCCGCGTTCACAACCCGGCGGTAGAGAAACGCCTGGCGGCCATTACCGCCCAGGACAGCCAGCGTCAGAGCGCCTATGAGGTACGTGCTGAAGCCCAGCGTGCCCGCTTTAACCTGCCTGCCTGGCCGACCACCACTATCGGCTCGTTCCCGCAGACGACTGAAATCCGCGGTCTGCGTCTCGACTTCAAAAAGGGCAAACTGGACGCCAGCCACTACCGCACCGGTATCGCTGAGCACATCAGGCAGGCGATTACCGAGCAGGAGCGTCTCGGCCTGGACGTGCTGGTTCACGGCGAAGCCGAGCGTAACGACATGGTGGAGTATTTCGGCGAGCATCTCGACGGTTTCGTCTTTACCCAGAACGGCTGGGTCCAGAGCTATGGCTCCCGCTGCGTGAAGCCGCCGGTGGTGATCGGCGATATCAGCCGCCCGGAAGCGATCACCGTGGAGTGGGCGAAGTACGCCCAGTCGCTGACCGACAAGCCGGTGAAAGGCATGCTGACCGGCCCGGTGACCATTCTATGCTGGTCTTTCCCGCGGGAAGACGTTAGCCGCGAAACCATCGCGAAGCAAATCGCGCTGGCGCTGCGTGACGAAGTGGCGGACCTCGAGGCGGCGGGCATCGGCATCATCCAGATTGATGAACCGGCGCTGCGTGAAGGCCTGCCGCTGCGCCGCAGCGACTGGGACGCCTATCTGAAGTGGGGCGTGGAGGCATTTCGCATCAACGCTGCCGTGGCGAAGGACGACACGCAGATCCACACCCACATGTGTTACTGCGAGTTTAACGACATCATGGACGCTATCGCCGCGCTGGACGCCGACGTGATCACCATTGAGACTTCACGCTCGGACATGGAGTTGCTGGAATCGTTCGAGGAGTTTGATTACCCGAATGAAATCGGGCCGGGCGTGTACGACATTCACTCGCCAAACGTGCCCAGCGTGGAGTGGATTGAGTCTCTGCTGAAGAAGGCCGCCCAGCGCATTCCGGCAGAGCGCCTGTGGGTGAACCCGGACTGCGGCCTGAAAACCCGCGGCTGGCCGGAAACCCGAAGCGCCCTGGCAAACATGGTGAAGGCGGCGCAAAACTTGCGTCAGGGGTAA
- a CDS encoding ABC transporter ATP-binding protein, with protein MTSLSLRHIHKKYDKNVIVADLSLEIASGEFIVLVGPSGCGKSTLLRMIAGLEAPDSGMLMMGDEDVTHLAAGKRSLSMVFQSYALYPHMTVRENLAFGLRNIHTPEADIAQRINHAAAMLRLDELLDRLPQHLSGGQRQRVAIGRSIVQQPALFLFDEPLSNLDAALRVEMRQEIQQLHNTLKNTMIYVTHDQVEAMTLADRIVVMCKGNIEQTGTPLELYNAPANRFVAEFIGTPKINMLPAVWQQGALHIDPDTVFALSRQPAGIQEGESVFVAIRPEHLRYQQPGEFSLSGKTRLCELQGDSTLVWLDVAGHAVCLKSFQQLSLPAQQPITLTVQEAHLHLFDTAGKRIALTENAA; from the coding sequence ATGACCTCTCTGTCATTACGGCATATTCATAAAAAGTACGATAAAAACGTCATCGTGGCGGATCTGTCGCTGGAGATAGCATCGGGAGAATTTATCGTTCTCGTTGGCCCCTCCGGGTGTGGGAAATCGACGCTGCTGCGCATGATTGCGGGGTTAGAGGCGCCCGACAGCGGCATGCTGATGATGGGGGATGAGGATGTCACCCACCTGGCGGCGGGCAAGCGGAGCCTGTCGATGGTTTTCCAGTCCTACGCCCTTTACCCGCATATGACCGTGCGGGAGAACCTCGCCTTTGGCTTGCGCAATATCCACACCCCGGAGGCCGACATTGCGCAGCGCATCAACCATGCCGCCGCCATGCTCAGGCTGGACGAACTGCTCGACAGGCTTCCGCAACACCTTTCCGGCGGCCAGCGCCAGCGCGTGGCGATAGGTCGTTCTATTGTCCAGCAGCCCGCGCTATTCCTGTTTGACGAACCGCTTTCTAACCTGGACGCCGCGCTGCGGGTTGAAATGCGCCAGGAGATCCAGCAGCTCCACAACACCCTGAAAAACACCATGATTTACGTCACGCACGATCAGGTCGAAGCGATGACGCTGGCCGACCGTATCGTGGTGATGTGTAAAGGTAATATTGAGCAAACGGGAACGCCGCTTGAGCTGTACAACGCCCCGGCCAACCGCTTCGTGGCAGAATTTATCGGCACGCCAAAAATCAATATGTTACCCGCCGTCTGGCAGCAGGGCGCATTGCATATCGATCCAGATACCGTCTTTGCACTTTCCCGTCAGCCCGCAGGCATTCAGGAGGGGGAGTCAGTGTTTGTCGCGATCCGCCCTGAACACCTGCGTTATCAGCAACCGGGGGAGTTTAGCCTCAGCGGAAAAACGCGGTTATGCGAACTGCAGGGGGATTCAACGCTGGTGTGGCTGGATGTGGCGGGCCACGCCGTGTGTCTGAAATCCTTCCAGCAGCTGAGTCTGCCTGCGCAGCAGCCTATAACACTGACCGTGCAGGAGGCCCATCTGCACCTCTTTGACACAGCAGGTAAGCGGATTGCATTGACGGAAAATGCCGCCTGA
- a CDS encoding LacI family DNA-binding transcriptional regulator: MPNSFSKIKNKNVTIKSLAAEIGISHTTVSNAWNNPEKLSTELRERILGHARQVGFQGPDKLARALRTGKSGAIGVIFNDAMSYVFIDPHDVSLMRGIATRCEDRNINLVLIPLQKGPSSLTTLVDGYILNATHNSAAIIQQTLARNLPVVTLDFQLPQFSSVSVDNTRAMRDIANYLIKKGHRHFGIIAFPSHPNTRGIRPLTHPVTGDNQLMLTRVNACRDAFQQQGIALDCCWLCETHHDELHGEQAAEALLTAHPDITALICLSDRFAIGAVNYCQRQRLAIPDRVAITGFDNTARQFNGPGLTTVAQNAERKGEIAVDLLLNNGPVTHVALEHQLIERDTA; the protein is encoded by the coding sequence ATGCCTAACTCATTTAGCAAAATAAAGAATAAAAATGTGACGATTAAATCGCTGGCCGCGGAGATAGGTATTTCACATACCACGGTGTCCAACGCGTGGAATAATCCCGAAAAGCTGTCAACTGAATTACGTGAAAGGATACTCGGCCACGCCCGCCAGGTGGGATTTCAGGGGCCGGATAAACTTGCCCGGGCTTTACGCACCGGAAAATCCGGCGCCATCGGCGTCATTTTTAACGATGCCATGAGCTATGTCTTTATCGATCCGCATGACGTCAGCCTGATGCGCGGCATCGCGACCCGCTGCGAAGACCGTAATATTAATCTGGTTCTGATCCCGCTTCAAAAGGGGCCGTCATCGCTCACTACCCTGGTGGACGGGTATATTCTCAACGCCACGCATAACAGCGCCGCCATCATTCAACAAACATTGGCCCGCAATCTGCCGGTAGTGACGCTCGATTTTCAGCTTCCGCAGTTCAGCAGCGTGTCGGTGGATAACACGCGTGCCATGCGTGATATCGCCAACTATCTGATCAAAAAAGGCCATCGCCATTTCGGCATTATTGCCTTCCCTTCTCACCCGAACACGCGCGGGATACGCCCTCTGACGCACCCCGTGACGGGCGATAACCAACTCATGCTGACCCGCGTGAATGCCTGCCGCGACGCGTTTCAACAGCAGGGTATTGCGCTTGACTGCTGCTGGCTGTGTGAAACCCATCACGATGAGCTGCACGGCGAACAGGCAGCAGAAGCATTGCTGACGGCACACCCGGACATTACGGCGCTGATCTGCTTATCCGACCGTTTTGCCATCGGTGCGGTGAATTATTGCCAGCGGCAGCGGCTTGCTATACCCGACCGGGTCGCCATTACCGGGTTCGACAATACCGCCCGGCAGTTCAACGGGCCTGGGCTGACCACCGTCGCGCAGAATGCCGAACGTAAAGGTGAAATCGCGGTTGATCTGCTTCTGAACAATGGCCCTGTCACCCACGTTGCGCTGGAACACCAGCTGATCGAGCGAGATACGGCATGA
- the metR gene encoding HTH-type transcriptional regulator MetR: MIEIKHLKTLQALRNCGSLAAAAATLHQTQSALSHQFSDLEQRLGFRLFVRKSQPLRFTPQGEILLQLANQVLPQIASALQSCNEPQQTRLRIAIECHSCIQWLTPALENFRQKWPQVEMDFTSGVTFDPQPSLQQGELDLVMTSDILPRSGLHYSPMFDFEVRLVLAPDHPLAAKTRISPEDLATETLLIYPVQRSRLDIWRHFLQPAGISPQLKSVDNTLLLIQMVAARMGIAALPHWVVESFERQGLVVTKTLGEGLWSRLYAAVRDGEQRQPITEAFIRSTRNHACDHLPFVRSAERPNGDAPTAKPGSLLPQ, translated from the coding sequence ATGATCGAGATAAAACACCTGAAAACGCTACAAGCGTTGCGGAACTGCGGTTCACTCGCGGCGGCGGCGGCCACGCTGCATCAGACCCAGTCCGCACTTTCTCACCAGTTCAGCGATCTGGAACAACGCCTTGGCTTTCGTCTGTTTGTGCGTAAGAGCCAGCCGCTGCGCTTTACGCCGCAGGGTGAAATTCTGCTCCAGCTCGCGAATCAGGTGCTGCCGCAGATTGCGAGCGCCCTGCAGTCCTGCAACGAGCCGCAGCAGACCAGGCTGCGCATCGCCATTGAGTGCCACAGCTGTATTCAGTGGCTGACCCCCGCGCTTGAGAACTTCCGCCAGAAGTGGCCGCAGGTGGAGATGGACTTTACCTCCGGCGTGACGTTTGATCCTCAGCCTTCGCTCCAGCAGGGCGAGCTGGATCTGGTGATGACCTCGGACATACTGCCGCGCAGCGGGCTGCACTATTCCCCGATGTTTGATTTCGAGGTGCGTCTGGTGCTGGCCCCGGACCATCCGCTGGCCGCCAAAACGCGCATCAGCCCTGAAGACCTGGCCACGGAAACGCTGCTGATTTACCCGGTTCAGCGCAGCCGACTGGATATCTGGCGTCATTTCCTCCAGCCAGCGGGCATCAGCCCACAGCTGAAAAGCGTGGATAACACCCTGCTGTTGATTCAGATGGTTGCCGCCAGAATGGGCATCGCGGCGCTGCCGCACTGGGTGGTGGAGAGTTTTGAACGCCAGGGCCTGGTGGTGACCAAAACCCTGGGTGAAGGACTGTGGAGCCGGCTGTACGCCGCCGTGCGCGATGGCGAGCAGCGTCAGCCGATTACGGAAGCGTTTATTCGCTCAACGCGGAACCACGCGTGCGACCATCTTCCGTTTGTGCGGAGCGCGGAGCGACCCAACGGCGATGCACCCACAGCGAAGCCAGGATCACTGCTCCCCCAATAA
- a CDS encoding carbohydrate ABC transporter permease, with the protein MAGYESRTGGLLASTWIGYSLLFWFYPLAWLVVLSVTRWQFIGVPQFTGLQNIIGVLHDTLFWTSMWNICRFLMWYIPIVFVAALLFAAGLRRIHYGRGFIALSFLLANISSGVAYSIVFSRLFNEYGPVNRLLSAWFGISVPWFTNPDCAMLSIALIVTWKFVGYYGLILYSGMQAIPADIYSAAILDKTGRFQTGWAITLPMMNPQIVMVMVLAITVAFSIFTEPYLITGGGPLNSTTSPMVVMYEAAFQNMKPTWAAAMSIIVAACSFLMIWLFRRLFEKHIEIV; encoded by the coding sequence ATGGCTGGATATGAATCCCGAACCGGAGGCCTGCTGGCCTCCACCTGGATCGGCTATTCGCTGCTGTTCTGGTTTTACCCTCTTGCCTGGCTGGTGGTTTTGAGCGTGACCCGCTGGCAATTTATTGGCGTGCCGCAATTTACGGGGTTGCAGAATATTATTGGCGTGCTGCACGATACGCTATTCTGGACATCCATGTGGAACATCTGCCGCTTTTTAATGTGGTATATCCCAATCGTGTTTGTTGCCGCTCTGCTTTTTGCCGCCGGCTTACGCAGAATTCATTATGGAAGGGGATTTATCGCTTTAAGTTTTCTGCTGGCAAATATCTCGTCTGGGGTGGCGTATTCGATTGTCTTTTCCCGCCTGTTTAATGAATACGGCCCGGTTAACCGATTATTGTCGGCCTGGTTTGGGATTTCCGTGCCGTGGTTTACCAACCCTGACTGCGCGATGCTATCCATTGCGCTTATCGTGACGTGGAAATTTGTCGGCTATTACGGGTTAATTCTCTATTCCGGTATGCAGGCTATTCCAGCAGATATTTACAGTGCGGCCATTCTTGATAAAACCGGGCGTTTTCAGACAGGGTGGGCAATAACGCTACCAATGATGAATCCGCAAATTGTGATGGTTATGGTGCTGGCGATTACGGTGGCATTCAGTATTTTTACCGAGCCGTATCTCATTACCGGTGGCGGGCCACTGAACAGTACGACCAGTCCCATGGTGGTGATGTACGAAGCCGCGTTTCAAAATATGAAACCCACCTGGGCCGCGGCCATGTCGATTATTGTCGCTGCCTGCAGTTTTCTGATGATTTGGCTATTTCGTCGGTTATTCGAAAAGCACATTGAGATTGTATGA